In the genome of Mytilus edulis chromosome 3, xbMytEdul2.2, whole genome shotgun sequence, one region contains:
- the LOC139517991 gene encoding beta-1,3-galactosyltransferase 1-like gives MYKVVITSHLPISMKRNSRNVVSGLFPAIVLIGVLLPMLLYTNLEYMKYKFFNLNSSTSLLDSHHQHLHDVTILPIIKAEMPVTVMNSLNNLNMTVSKPTERPLKCNRCFSKIFKFLINNADICKTENENVKLLILITSSPQNSLARTAIRETWLKYAKMTKEKIRYIFLIGESPETEEIKKENSITKDIVLGDFKDSYSNLTFKTIMGFQWIVKHCNNAKFVMKTDDDMYVNIHGLIQVIKKNDHVLQTAVGGYCYIGIGHPIRDRKSKYYASFRSYPQKTYPGFCSGTGYVTSLNVVTKIVNISRHVPFFHLEDVYVSLCIQQLGLRLYPLKGFMKQHNSHPCLYKDENLVTVHHVSLRWMRHIWQTPCPKGDKNLKVKATLN, from the coding sequence atgtataaagtggtcatcacatcacatcttcctatatctatgaaaagAAACAGTAGGAATGTGGTTTCGGGTTTATTTCCAGCTATTGTTTTAATCGGTGttttattaccaatgttattgtACACAAACTTGGAATACATGAAGTataagttttttaatttaaattcttcAACAAGTTTGCTAGACTCTCATCACCAACATTTACATGATGTCACTATTTTGCCTATTATAAAAGCTGAAATGCCAGTTACTGTTATGAATTCGTTGAACAATTTGAATATGACTGTATCGAAACCGACAGAAAGGCCACTGAAATGTAATAGGTGTTTttccaaaatattcaaatttttaatcaaCAATGCAGATATTTgtaaaacagaaaatgaaaatgtCAAATTATTAATCCTTATAACTTCATCACCACAAAATAGTTTGGCACGAACGGCGATTAGGGAAACTTGGTTAAAATATGCCAAAATGACCAAAGAAAAGATCAGATACATATTTCTAATCGGCGAATCACCTGAGACTGAAGAGATTAAGAAAGAAAATTCCATAACAAAGGATATTGTGCTAGGAGATTTTAAAGATTCATATTCgaatttaacttttaaaacaataatgGGATTTCAATGGATAGTGAAGCATTGTAATAACGCAAAGTTTGTTATGAAGACAGACGATGATATGTATGTGAATATTCATGGTCTAATCCAAGTTATCAAGAAAAACGATCACGTTTTACAAACTGCAGTTGGAGGATATTGTTATATTGGGATTGGTCATCCGATTAGAGATAGAAAATCGAAATATTATGCATCCTTTAGAAGTTATCCTCAAAAAACATATCCAGGATTTTGTTCAGGTACTGGCTATGTTACCAGCTTAAACGTAGTCACAAAAATTGTTAATATATCAAGGCATGTTCCATTTTTTCATTTGGAAGATGTTTATGTTTCTCTGTGTATCCAACAACTCGGTTTGAGGCTATATCCCTTAAAAGGATTCATGAAACAACATAATTCTCATCCTTGTTTATATAAAGATGAGAATTTAGTTACAGTTCATCACGTATCCTTAAGATGGATGCGACATATTTGGCAAACACCTTGCCCTAAAggggataaaaatttaaaagtgaaGGCCACCCTAAATTGA